The following proteins come from a genomic window of Micavibrio aeruginosavorus EPB:
- the lptB gene encoding LPS export ABC transporter ATP-binding protein, whose product MMTPVSNMPARGLVAHHLSKTYKKRPVLRDVSVHVQRGEAVALLGPNGAGKTTSFYIITGLIGADSGMIMLDGQDITNLPMYRRARLGIGYLPQESSIFRGLSVEDNIRAVLQAQNLNREDQEALLDELLAEFSVDHLRRAPAIALSGGERRRVEIARALASRPSFILLDEPLAGIDPIAIGEIRTLISHLKDKGIGVLITDHNVRDTLDLVDRAYILHDGHVLMEGSPAEIIAHDDVRRVYLGETFAM is encoded by the coding sequence ATGATGACCCCAGTTTCCAATATGCCGGCGCGCGGTCTGGTCGCGCACCATTTATCCAAGACCTACAAAAAACGTCCCGTTCTGCGCGATGTCAGTGTGCATGTGCAACGGGGTGAAGCCGTGGCCTTGCTCGGTCCCAACGGTGCCGGTAAAACGACCAGCTTTTACATCATCACCGGCCTGATCGGGGCCGATTCCGGCATGATCATGCTGGATGGGCAGGATATCACCAACCTGCCCATGTATCGCCGCGCCCGTCTGGGTATTGGCTATCTGCCCCAGGAATCGTCGATCTTCCGCGGCCTGTCGGTCGAGGACAATATTCGCGCCGTGTTGCAGGCCCAGAATTTGAACCGTGAGGATCAGGAAGCCCTGCTGGATGAATTGCTGGCGGAATTTTCCGTCGACCATTTGCGCCGCGCCCCGGCCATTGCCCTGTCGGGTGGTGAACGCCGTCGTGTTGAAATTGCCCGCGCGCTGGCCAGCCGCCCGTCTTTCATCCTGCTCGATGAACCCCTCGCCGGGATTGATCCGATTGCGATTGGCGAAATCCGCACCCTGATTTCACATCTGAAGGATAAAGGCATCGGCGTCCTGATCACCGATCACAACGTGCGCGATACGCTCGATCTGGTCGATCGCGCGTATATCCTGCATGATGGTCACGTATTGATGGAAGGGTCTCCAGCCGAAATCATCGCGCACGATGATGTGCGCCGTGTCTATCTCGGTGAAACATTCGCGATGTGA
- a CDS encoding dihydroorotase, with product MTQAPAFETPGFDLILAGGTVMTPGGRAVTDVGVRDGQIVALGDLRTTSAANRVDCAGLHILPGVIDTQVHFREPGLTHKEDIEHGTMAAAAGGVTAIFDMPNVKPLTTTPETLADKMHLAARAPWVDYAFYFGGTATNATQLAAWENLPGVCGIKIFMGSSTGDLLCAEDDHIENILRHGKRVVAAHAEDEAMMNANKGTLLGDSHDVRLHPVWRSVESCVSATTRLIRLARKTGRRVHILHISTAEELEIIKDHKDIVSCEVLPNHLSMAAPDCYERLGTRAQQNPPIREQRHQDALWAAVNNGLIDILGSDHAAHTIEEKNQTYPASPSGTPGVQTLVPIMLNHIHHGRLSLERFVELVSYGPQRIHQIANKGRIALGYDADFTIVDLNAERTITNAQQKSKCGWTPYDGMRVTGWPIMTVVRGHIVMREDELIGGPAGTPVRFRESL from the coding sequence ATGACCCAAGCCCCCGCCTTTGAAACACCTGGTTTTGACCTGATTCTGGCCGGTGGCACGGTGATGACGCCCGGCGGGCGGGCCGTGACGGATGTGGGGGTACGGGATGGGCAGATTGTCGCTCTGGGCGACCTGCGCACCACCAGTGCGGCGAATCGGGTTGATTGTGCGGGGCTGCATATCCTGCCCGGCGTGATTGATACGCAGGTGCATTTCCGCGAACCCGGACTGACCCACAAGGAAGATATTGAACACGGCACCATGGCCGCGGCCGCCGGGGGCGTCACCGCCATTTTCGACATGCCCAATGTCAAACCCCTGACCACCACGCCCGAAACACTAGCCGACAAAATGCACCTGGCCGCGCGTGCACCATGGGTTGATTACGCGTTTTATTTTGGTGGCACGGCGACCAACGCCACACAACTGGCCGCGTGGGAAAATTTGCCCGGCGTATGCGGCATCAAAATTTTCATGGGATCCTCCACGGGTGATTTATTGTGTGCGGAGGACGACCATATCGAAAACATCCTGCGCCACGGCAAGCGCGTTGTTGCCGCCCACGCCGAAGACGAGGCGATGATGAACGCCAACAAGGGCACATTATTGGGTGACAGCCATGACGTGCGGTTACACCCGGTCTGGCGATCCGTCGAATCATGTGTATCGGCGACAACACGACTGATCAGGCTGGCGCGCAAAACCGGGCGACGGGTGCATATTCTGCACATCAGCACGGCGGAAGAGCTGGAAATTATCAAGGATCACAAAGATATTGTCAGTTGCGAGGTCTTGCCCAACCATCTGAGCATGGCGGCACCGGACTGTTATGAACGATTGGGGACGCGGGCCCAGCAAAATCCCCCCATTCGCGAACAACGGCATCAGGATGCATTGTGGGCCGCCGTCAATAACGGGCTGATCGACATTCTGGGGTCCGACCACGCGGCGCACACGATCGAAGAGAAAAACCAGACCTATCCCGCCAGCCCCAGCGGCACGCCCGGCGTACAAACACTGGTCCCCATTATGCTGAACCATATCCATCACGGACGGTTGAGCCTGGAGCGTTTTGTCGAATTGGTCAGTTATGGCCCACAGCGCATCCATCAAATTGCAAACAAGGGCCGCATCGCCCTTGGTTACGATGCCGATTTCACCATTGTCGATTTGAACGCCGAACGCACCATCACCAACGCCCAGCAAAAATCCAAATGCGGCTGGACCCCATATGACGGTATGCGCGTGACCGGATGGCCGATCATGACCGTGGTGCGCGGCCATATCGTCATGCGGGAGGATGAGCTGATCGGCGGCCCCGCCGGCACCCCGGTGCGGTTTCGTGAAAGCCTGTAG
- the hpf gene encoding ribosome hibernation-promoting factor, HPF/YfiA family: MELSVQGKQINVGDALRAHVQEKLEDLNAKFFNRAIDATVIFSREGHAFFNAHVSIRIGKNINVVAEAEDTDIYAAFDQAAVKLAKQLRRYKNRLRDHHRRAEDMPDDTILQARSYTIAPEQDDEDTKESSGEQAPIIVAEMTTDILTLSVSTAVMHMDLMHQNALLFRNESHGGLNMVYRRPDGHVGWVDPVGNGLSAHKEAAE, encoded by the coding sequence ATGGAACTATCCGTTCAAGGCAAACAGATCAATGTCGGCGACGCACTGCGCGCCCATGTCCAGGAAAAGCTGGAGGATCTGAACGCCAAATTCTTTAATCGCGCGATTGATGCAACGGTCATCTTCTCGCGCGAGGGCCATGCGTTTTTCAATGCGCATGTATCCATTCGCATCGGTAAAAACATCAACGTCGTCGCCGAAGCCGAAGACACCGACATCTATGCCGCCTTTGACCAGGCTGCGGTGAAGCTGGCCAAGCAATTGCGCCGTTACAAAAACCGTCTGCGCGATCATCATCGCCGTGCCGAAGACATGCCGGACGATACAATCCTGCAAGCCCGCAGCTATACCATCGCCCCGGAACAGGATGATGAAGATACAAAGGAATCATCCGGTGAACAGGCCCCGATCATCGTCGCGGAAATGACCACCGACATCCTGACGCTCAGCGTGTCCACGGCCGTGATGCACATGGATCTGATGCACCAGAATGCGCTGCTGTTCCGCAACGAAAGCCACGGTGGCCTGAACATGGTCTATCGCCGCCCGGACGGGCATGTGGGCTGGGTCGACCCGGTCGGCAACGGCCTGTCCGCGCACAAGGAAGCGGCGGAATAA
- a CDS encoding response regulator, which produces MEIIRESAEHHFLTFVEVMRTDPKGWVGMILGLSRKYNHDAMISDLMTIPAKQAALAAEGDQWVDYFSEKTGILDKPTLYRFADGDVLLVTRILTEQQQDRLFDMHREITDQHKISSCDVLNFGREMMVAQKLADRKMLTQQRSKAYLAMADQNRVSSIAVRRDRRDSALILLVEDDRFTASYTTGILQKDYDLVHSKVGEDAILAYIEHAPDVVFLDIHLPGLNGHETLDAIRKVDPAAYIIMLSVDTVKENIVNASKGGASGFLKKPFSKDRMLAIVQKSPFIKGGKVPFFN; this is translated from the coding sequence ATGGAAATTATTCGCGAAAGCGCCGAACATCATTTTCTCACCTTCGTCGAGGTGATGCGCACCGACCCGAAGGGGTGGGTGGGAATGATTCTGGGCCTGTCGCGCAAATATAACCATGACGCCATGATCAGCGACTTGATGACCATCCCGGCGAAGCAGGCCGCATTGGCCGCAGAGGGCGATCAATGGGTCGATTATTTTTCCGAAAAAACCGGCATTCTGGACAAGCCGACACTCTATCGTTTTGCCGATGGCGATGTTTTGCTGGTCACGCGGATCCTGACGGAACAGCAACAGGATCGCCTGTTCGACATGCACCGCGAAATCACGGACCAGCATAAAATTTCATCCTGCGATGTTTTGAATTTCGGACGTGAAATGATGGTCGCGCAAAAACTGGCCGACCGCAAAATGCTGACGCAGCAGCGCAGCAAGGCCTATCTGGCCATGGCGGATCAAAACCGTGTCTCCTCCATCGCCGTGCGCCGCGATCGCCGCGATTCGGCTCTGATTTTATTGGTCGAAGATGATCGTTTCACCGCGTCCTACACCACCGGGATTTTGCAGAAGGATTACGATCTGGTTCATTCCAAAGTGGGCGAGGATGCCATTCTGGCCTATATCGAACACGCCCCCGATGTGGTGTTTCTGGATATCCATTTGCCGGGCCTGAACGGGCATGAAACGCTGGACGCCATCCGCAAGGTGGATCCGGCGGCCTATATCATCATGCTCTCGGTCGATACGGTGAAGGAAAATATCGTCAACGCATCCAAGGGCGGGGCGTCGGGGTTCCTGAAAAAACCCTTCTCCAAGGACCGGATGCTGGCCATCGTCCAAAAATCCCCCTTTATCAAAGGGGGAAAGGTGCCTTTCTTTAACTAA
- a CDS encoding putative bifunctional diguanylate cyclase/phosphodiesterase has translation MHLQSRIHSSGFSTVAKAKRNRTQVKKRSLTDQLLYSPAQIWRSRLSWRVAMVVFLTILIVQVFTLWITVNTYANDRLAELSDTARTAIVPLMIEDVPDYYTSPLNDTGIRRLLSTTKVRGLAIYAADLNFLRSYGEPTTITLSDPNSVTRTLRTNNGDIYETVFRPSSLGRPYNIVVRIDASAVQPQVIAYVKQTLTVMMLMSAFVTTVLMVALGRWLLEPVMFMRNNLRMAAEHPENPQLPDSPYDPADEIGGAIALSHNLIEQNADNIRRIRAAAEDQIHKLAYYDTLTGLPNRTQFVMNLNEHARSRDAADNMTRFAVVALDLDHFKDVNDTMGHNIGDAILRAVGKRLRSSLPESATVARSGEDEFAITVALSGGLVARDIADRVMGVIRSEPFRVFNEQFQIRASIGVATFPDDGIDPDQVLKNADIALNRAKEEGRDQVKEYSEDFDRAVQQRFQMLRDLREALDKNQLDLHYQPQLDLKTGKVIGAEALLRWFKPDNSKEGGAYISPADFIPVAEQSGLIVPIGEWVLAQACEAAAEWNRNGHDIRIAINVSGAQFYQSDIVSYVRGILNKTGLNPKLLELEVTESVFMDDIQHTIHTLQELHGLGVELAIDDFGTGYSSLSYLRQFPIDRLKIDQSFIRNALNNPDDAAIARTIVGLGHSLNLKVIAEGVETREHEAFLIAEGCDEVQGFRYSRPIPLVKFKSFITSYDGNLSQFDG, from the coding sequence ATGCATCTTCAATCCCGGATTCATTCGAGCGGGTTTTCAACGGTGGCCAAGGCGAAGCGAAACAGAACACAGGTTAAAAAGCGCAGCCTGACCGACCAACTCCTCTATTCCCCGGCGCAGATCTGGCGCAGCCGGCTGAGCTGGCGCGTCGCCATGGTTGTGTTTTTGACCATCCTGATCGTGCAGGTCTTTACGCTGTGGATCACGGTCAACACCTATGCCAATGACCGCCTGGCGGAATTGTCGGACACGGCGCGCACCGCCATCGTCCCGTTGATGATCGAAGATGTGCCGGATTATTACACTTCGCCACTGAACGACACTGGCATTCGCCGCCTGCTCTCCACGACAAAAGTACGCGGGCTGGCAATTTACGCAGCCGATTTGAACTTTTTGCGCAGTTATGGCGAACCGACAACCATTACATTGAGCGACCCCAACAGCGTGACACGGACATTGCGCACCAATAACGGGGATATTTATGAAACGGTGTTCCGCCCATCTTCACTGGGACGCCCGTACAACATCGTCGTGCGCATTGATGCCTCTGCGGTTCAGCCACAGGTGATTGCGTATGTGAAACAAACATTGACCGTCATGATGCTGATGTCTGCATTCGTGACGACCGTATTGATGGTGGCGTTGGGCCGCTGGCTTCTGGAGCCGGTGATGTTTATGCGCAACAATCTGCGCATGGCCGCCGAACATCCGGAAAACCCGCAATTGCCCGATTCCCCCTATGATCCGGCCGACGAAATTGGCGGGGCCATTGCGCTGTCGCATAATTTGATTGAACAAAACGCCGACAATATCCGCCGCATTCGCGCCGCGGCCGAGGACCAGATTCACAAACTGGCCTATTACGACACACTAACCGGGCTGCCCAATCGGACGCAGTTCGTGATGAATTTGAACGAACACGCCCGCAGCCGGGATGCCGCCGACAATATGACGCGATTTGCCGTCGTCGCGCTGGATCTGGACCATTTCAAGGACGTCAACGACACGATGGGTCACAATATTGGTGACGCCATTTTGCGCGCCGTTGGTAAACGTTTGCGCAGTTCCCTGCCCGAATCCGCCACCGTGGCCAGGTCGGGCGAGGATGAATTTGCCATTACCGTCGCCCTGTCGGGTGGATTGGTCGCGCGCGATATCGCCGACCGCGTCATGGGCGTGATCCGGTCCGAACCGTTCCGCGTCTTCAACGAACAATTCCAGATCCGCGCCTCCATCGGCGTGGCCACATTCCCGGATGATGGCATCGACCCGGATCAGGTGTTGAAAAACGCCGATATCGCCCTGAACCGCGCAAAAGAAGAGGGGCGCGATCAGGTCAAGGAATATTCCGAAGATTTCGACCGTGCCGTTCAGCAACGATTCCAGATGTTGCGCGATTTGCGCGAAGCTTTGGATAAAAACCAACTGGATCTGCATTACCAGCCGCAGCTGGATTTGAAAACCGGCAAGGTTATCGGTGCCGAAGCGTTGTTGCGTTGGTTCAAACCCGACAACAGCAAAGAAGGCGGCGCGTACATATCCCCGGCCGATTTTATTCCGGTCGCGGAACAATCCGGCCTGATCGTGCCGATTGGCGAATGGGTCTTGGCCCAGGCGTGCGAGGCCGCAGCGGAATGGAACCGCAATGGCCACGATATCCGGATCGCCATCAACGTATCCGGGGCACAATTTTATCAAAGCGATATCGTGTCCTATGTCCGCGGCATCTTGAACAAGACCGGGTTGAACCCCAAACTGCTGGAACTGGAAGTCACGGAAAGCGTGTTTATGGACGATATCCAGCACACCATCCACACGTTGCAGGAATTGCACGGATTGGGCGTTGAACTGGCGATTGACGATTTTGGCACGGGCTACTCATCCCTGTCCTACCTGCGTCAATTCCCGATTGACCGTCTGAAAATTGACCAGTCCTTCATCCGGAATGCGTTGAACAACCCGGATGATGCGGCGATCGCCAGAACGATTGTAGGCCTGGGTCACTCGCTGAACCTGAAAGTTATTGCCGAGGGCGTGGAAACGCGCGAACACGAAGCCTTCCTGATCGCCGAGGGTTGCGACGAGGTTCAGGGCTTCCGCTATTCCCGCCCGATCCCGCTGGTGAAATTCAAGAGCTTTATCACCAGCTATGACGGGAATTTGTCCCAGTTTGACGGATGA
- the cysS gene encoding cysteine--tRNA ligase: MPVLRLHNSLSGEKEEFRPINPKRVTMYACGPTVYSFAHIGNARMAVSFDLLNRVLRHLYPRVTYVSNITDVDDKIMAASKDTGEAIDVITRRYEKIYNSDMKKLGVRKPDVQPRATEHILEMIAIISMLIAKKHAYEQDGHVLFDVNSYPGYGVLSKRLQEDQIAGSRVDVGLYKKNSADFVLWKPSTPDQPGWDSPWGRGRPGWHIECSAMAEKHLGLPFDIHGGGADLKFPHHENEIAQSCCAHGHETDPRAFARMWVHNGFVTVAGEKMSKSLGNFLLAHDLLKDHPGEVLRLALLAAHYRQPLDWTENGLHQARKNLDTLYRALDVLSDVPDGDAVVHHGVMAALCDDLNMPLALAALLALAKDANRADLSESEKIAIKASLKGTGALLGLLQQDPKTWFQGGAANDDDAEIDALLKERTEARKNKDFKRADEIRDLFAAKGIEIEDTPTGPKWRRAVK, translated from the coding sequence ATGCCTGTTTTACGCCTGCATAATTCTCTCTCTGGTGAAAAGGAGGAGTTTCGTCCAATTAACCCTAAGCGTGTCACAATGTACGCCTGTGGCCCGACGGTGTACAGTTTTGCCCATATTGGCAATGCCCGTATGGCGGTCTCGTTTGATCTGTTGAACCGTGTTCTGCGCCATCTCTACCCGCGCGTGACCTATGTGTCCAACATCACGGATGTGGACGACAAAATCATGGCGGCGTCGAAGGATACGGGTGAAGCGATTGATGTGATTACCCGACGTTACGAAAAAATTTATAATAGCGATATGAAGAAGCTGGGTGTTAGGAAGCCAGATGTTCAGCCGAGGGCGACTGAACACATATTAGAAATGATCGCCATTATATCAATGCTAATAGCTAAAAAGCATGCCTATGAACAAGATGGGCATGTTCTCTTTGATGTCAATTCGTATCCTGGTTACGGGGTTTTATCCAAGCGTTTGCAAGAAGATCAGATTGCGGGCTCTAGAGTTGATGTCGGTTTATATAAAAAAAATTCCGCGGATTTTGTTCTGTGGAAACCATCGACACCGGACCAGCCGGGTTGGGATTCCCCATGGGGCCGTGGCCGTCCGGGCTGGCACATTGAATGCTCGGCCATGGCGGAAAAACATCTGGGGCTGCCGTTTGATATTCATGGCGGCGGGGCCGATTTGAAATTCCCGCACCATGAAAACGAAATCGCGCAAAGCTGCTGCGCCCACGGGCATGAAACCGACCCGCGCGCCTTTGCCCGCATGTGGGTGCATAACGGGTTCGTCACCGTGGCGGGTGAAAAAATGTCCAAATCATTGGGCAATTTCCTACTGGCGCACGATTTGCTGAAAGATCACCCGGGGGAGGTTTTGCGCCTGGCCCTGCTGGCCGCCCATTATCGTCAACCGCTCGATTGGACCGAAAACGGCCTGCATCAGGCGCGCAAAAATCTGGATACGTTGTACCGCGCACTGGATGTTCTGTCCGATGTGCCGGATGGCGATGCCGTTGTGCATCATGGCGTCATGGCGGCATTGTGTGATGATTTGAACATGCCCCTTGCGCTCGCCGCTTTGCTGGCCTTGGCGAAGGACGCCAACCGTGCCGATCTGAGCGAATCGGAAAAGATCGCAATCAAGGCGTCGCTGAAGGGCACCGGGGCTTTGCTGGGCCTGTTACAGCAAGACCCGAAAACATGGTTTCAAGGTGGCGCGGCCAATGATGACGATGCCGAAATTGATGCCCTGCTGAAGGAACGGACCGAGGCCCGCAAGAACAAGGATTTCAAGCGCGCCGATGAAATCCGCGACCTGTTCGCCGCCAAGGGGATCGAAATCGAAGACACCCCGACCGGGCCGAAATGGCGCCGGGCGGTGAAGTAA
- the aroA gene encoding 3-phosphoshikimate 1-carboxyvinyltransferase has protein sequence MTSRQCPALMGRVKIPGDKSISHRALMLGALAHGETIISGLLEGGDVLATAAALSAMGARISSGDDGLWRVHGVGTKGLHSPDHVLDMGNSGTSTRLLAGIMAGHAITATLTGDASLIKRPMGRVITPLEQMGAVFLARDGGKLPMTMRGSDSLKPIKYTLPVASAQVKSAVLLAGLRANGTTTVIEEHPTRDHTENMLRHFGIPVRIEKISGLTDAIHIDGGHVLQGCAIDVPGDPSSAAFLTVAALIVPGSDITLPRIGINPRRIGLYDTLKEMGADIEFKNIRTEAGERIADITVRYTGALQGITVPPERIPSMIDEVPILCIAAAFAQGTTTMTNLAELRVKESDRLAMMATGLDACGVRVEAGEDSLIIHGTGHTPEGGGAIETALDHRIAMSFLIMGLASQNPISVDDTSPIATSFPDFIKLLQDMYADL, from the coding sequence ATGACATCCCGCCAATGCCCCGCCCTGATGGGCCGGGTGAAGATTCCGGGCGACAAATCCATTTCACACCGCGCCTTGATGCTTGGGGCGCTGGCGCATGGCGAAACGATCATTTCCGGATTGTTGGAAGGCGGCGACGTTCTGGCGACAGCCGCGGCCCTGTCCGCGATGGGGGCGCGCATATCATCGGGTGATGATGGGCTATGGCGTGTACACGGCGTCGGCACCAAGGGCCTGCACAGCCCGGACCATGTTCTGGACATGGGCAATTCCGGCACATCGACACGCCTGCTGGCCGGGATTATGGCCGGGCACGCCATCACCGCGACATTGACGGGCGACGCCTCGCTCATCAAACGTCCGATGGGCCGCGTCATCACGCCGTTGGAACAAATGGGCGCGGTGTTTTTGGCCCGCGACGGCGGCAAATTGCCCATGACGATGCGTGGCAGTGATTCATTAAAGCCCATCAAATACACCCTGCCCGTAGCGTCGGCCCAGGTAAAATCGGCCGTCTTGCTGGCTGGCCTGCGCGCCAATGGCACCACCACGGTGATCGAGGAACACCCCACCCGTGACCACACCGAAAACATGTTGCGCCATTTCGGCATTCCGGTTCGCATTGAAAAAATTTCCGGCCTGACCGATGCCATCCACATTGATGGCGGCCATGTCTTGCAGGGATGTGCGATTGACGTCCCCGGCGATCCGTCATCCGCCGCCTTCCTGACCGTGGCCGCATTGATCGTGCCAGGGTCCGACATCACCCTGCCCCGCATCGGCATCAACCCCCGCCGTATCGGATTATATGACACGTTGAAAGAGATGGGCGCGGACATTGAATTTAAAAACATCCGCACCGAAGCCGGCGAACGCATCGCCGATATAACGGTGCGTTATACCGGGGCGCTACAGGGCATCACGGTCCCACCCGAGCGCATCCCCAGCATGATCGACGAAGTCCCCATCCTGTGCATTGCCGCCGCCTTTGCGCAAGGCACAACCACCATGACCAACCTGGCCGAATTGCGCGTGAAGGAAAGCGACCGCCTGGCCATGATGGCCACAGGATTGGATGCGTGTGGCGTGCGCGTTGAGGCAGGCGAAGACAGTTTGATCATCCACGGCACCGGCCACACCCCCGAGGGCGGCGGCGCAATCGAAACCGCGCTGGATCACCGCATCGCGATGAGTTTCCTGATCATGGGCCTGGCCAGCCAGAATCCCATCAGCGTGGACGACACGTCCCCGATTGCAACCAGCTTCCCGGATTTCATCAAACTGCTACAGGATATGTACGCGGATCTTTAA
- the rpoN gene encoding RNA polymerase factor sigma-54, with protein MSNVSQRLDLRQSQNLVMTPQLQQAIKLLQMNNIELAEYIEEELEKNPLLEKGEPDAQASVEGEADTTAAESPAPERDALESGFDENWTGNEADTPSSTAANAGDYTGADAYSGTGAGGRSNFENDENSLENTLTRDKTLREHLLEQVAVDTSDARDRMLAALLIDQLDETGYLREGAETLAERLGCPLDRMQALLARLKKFDPPGIFARDLSECLALQLDDQGQLDQPMRILLQNLDKLASHDYDALARACGVNETYLRDMIDDIRALNPRPASSFDHFVVQTVIPDVAMRPIPKSEGGGWRVELNNDALPRVLVNQSYYTTVAGQAKSRQDKDYLNAQMNAASWLVKALDQRAKTILKVAAEIVEQQNAFFLFGIEFLQPLTLKDIAEKIEMHESTVSRVTTNKYIATPRGIFEMKYFFSTALVAADGTSHSAEAVKAKIKSMIDAEKSDAVLSDDAIVDALKAEGIDLARRTVAKYREGMNIPSSVQRRKQKKNA; from the coding sequence ATGTCCAATGTGTCCCAACGGCTGGATCTTCGCCAGTCTCAAAACCTCGTCATGACCCCGCAACTGCAACAGGCCATCAAGCTGTTGCAGATGAATAATATCGAACTGGCGGAATATATTGAGGAAGAGCTGGAAAAAAACCCGCTGCTGGAAAAAGGTGAACCCGACGCGCAGGCCAGCGTTGAAGGCGAGGCGGACACAACCGCCGCCGAATCGCCCGCCCCGGAACGCGATGCGCTGGAAAGCGGGTTTGACGAAAACTGGACCGGGAATGAAGCCGACACGCCATCCTCAACGGCGGCCAATGCGGGCGATTACACCGGGGCCGATGCGTATAGCGGCACGGGCGCGGGCGGACGCAGCAATTTTGAAAATGATGAAAACTCTCTCGAAAATACGCTGACGCGCGATAAGACACTGCGCGAACATTTGCTGGAACAGGTGGCGGTGGATACGTCCGACGCGCGTGATCGCATGCTGGCCGCGCTGTTGATCGACCAGCTCGATGAAACAGGATATTTGCGCGAAGGTGCGGAAACATTGGCCGAACGGCTGGGCTGCCCGCTCGACCGGATGCAGGCTTTGCTGGCGCGCCTGAAAAAATTCGATCCGCCGGGAATCTTTGCCCGCGACCTGTCCGAATGTCTGGCCCTGCAACTGGATGACCAGGGGCAGTTGGATCAACCGATGCGCATTCTGCTGCAAAATCTTGATAAGCTGGCCAGCCATGATTACGACGCGCTGGCGCGGGCGTGCGGCGTGAATGAAACCTATCTGCGCGATATGATTGATGATATTCGTGCGCTTAATCCGCGGCCTGCGTCATCCTTTGACCATTTTGTGGTGCAGACGGTCATTCCCGATGTGGCGATGCGCCCGATCCCAAAATCCGAAGGCGGCGGCTGGCGCGTTGAATTGAACAACGATGCCTTGCCACGCGTTCTCGTCAACCAATCCTATTACACGACCGTGGCCGGACAGGCCAAAAGCCGTCAGGACAAGGATTACCTGAATGCGCAGATGAACGCGGCCAGCTGGCTGGTCAAGGCGTTGGACCAGCGCGCGAAAACGATTTTAAAGGTCGCCGCCGAAATCGTGGAACAGCAAAACGCCTTCTTCCTGTTCGGGATTGAATTTTTGCAACCGCTGACGTTGAAAGACATCGCGGAAAAAATCGAAATGCACGAAAGCACGGTCAGCCGTGTGACGACGAATAAATATATCGCCACGCCGCGCGGCATTTTCGAAATGAAATATTTCTTCTCCACCGCCTTGGTCGCGGCGGATGGCACCAGCCATTCGGCGGAGGCGGTGAAAGCGAAAATCAAATCCATGATCGATGCGGAAAAATCCGATGCCGTGCTGTCCGACGATGCCATCGTCGATGCGCTGAAGGCCGAGGGCATTGATCTGGCCCGCCGCACCGTGGCCAAATACCGCGAAGGCATGAACATCCCATCCTCGGTCCAGCGCCGGAAGCAGAAGAAAAACGCCTGA